A genome region from Microbacterium terricola includes the following:
- the rplA gene encoding 50S ribosomal protein L1: protein MATKSKAYQAAAAKIAADKFYTPTEAVALAKETGSAKFDSTVEVALKLAVDPRKADQMVRGTVILPHGTGKTARVIVFATGPAAEAAIAAGADEVGGAELIEKVAAGWTAFDAAVSTPELMGQVGRLGKVLGPRGLMPNPKTGTVTPNAAKAVEEIKGGKIEFRVDKHANVHFVVGKASFSAEQLDENLKAALEEIVRLKPSSSKGRYIQKGAVSTTFGPGIPLDVNAI from the coding sequence ATGGCTACCAAGTCCAAGGCCTACCAGGCCGCTGCAGCGAAGATCGCTGCCGACAAGTTCTACACGCCCACCGAGGCCGTCGCCCTGGCGAAGGAGACCGGTTCGGCGAAGTTCGACTCGACCGTCGAGGTCGCGCTCAAGCTCGCTGTCGACCCCCGCAAGGCGGACCAGATGGTGCGCGGCACCGTCATCCTGCCCCACGGCACCGGCAAGACCGCCCGCGTCATCGTGTTCGCCACCGGCCCGGCCGCTGAGGCTGCCATCGCCGCCGGTGCGGACGAGGTCGGCGGCGCCGAGCTCATCGAGAAGGTCGCCGCAGGCTGGACCGCGTTCGACGCGGCCGTCTCGACGCCCGAGCTCATGGGCCAGGTCGGTCGTCTCGGCAAGGTGCTCGGCCCCCGCGGCCTGATGCCGAACCCGAAGACCGGCACCGTGACCCCCAACGCGGCGAAGGCCGTCGAGGAGATCAAGGGCGGCAAGATCGAGTTCCGCGTCGACAAGCACGCCAACGTGCACTTCGTCGTCGGCAAGGCCTCGTTCTCGGCCGAGCAGCTCGACGAGAACCTGAAGGCTGCGCTCGAGGAGATCGTCCGCCTCAAGCCGTCGAGCTCGAAGGGCCGCTACATCCAGAAGGGCGCCGTGTCGACCACGTTCGGCCCCGGCATCCCGCTGGACGTCAACGCCATCTGA
- a CDS encoding NAD-dependent succinate-semialdehyde dehydrogenase, producing MSDYAVINPATGERLAEYPTFTDAQVEDAVASAKSAFDDWSRSSTVAERAALIRRVAELHRERRDELAAIIVREMGKPLSAALGEVDFAADITEYYADKADKIMSDTTLEIDGDGSAVIRRSALGPLLGIMPWNFPYYQVARFAAPNIVIGNTILLKHAQQCPESAAAMDAIYRDAGFPDGVYVNVYVTNEQAADIIADPRVQGVSVTGSERAGAAVAEVAGRNLKKVALELGGSDPFILLSTDDLDGAVQAAVDARLDNTGQSCNAAKRFIVHEDLYDGFLEKFTAAMSGAKVGDPFDDDTVLGPLSSLVAAERLAEQVDKAVAQGATLVTGGTRDGAFYEGTVLTGVTSDMDAYREEFFGPVGVVYKVTDEDEAVAVANDTPFGLGSYVFTTDAEQADRVAQKIDAGMVYVNLVLADEPALPFGGVKRSGTSREMGLLAADEFVNKKLIRIAPQA from the coding sequence ATGAGCGACTACGCCGTCATCAACCCCGCCACGGGGGAGCGACTCGCGGAGTACCCGACGTTCACCGACGCGCAGGTGGAGGACGCGGTCGCCTCCGCGAAGAGCGCCTTCGACGACTGGTCGCGTTCGAGCACCGTCGCCGAGCGCGCCGCCCTCATCCGCCGCGTCGCCGAGCTGCACCGCGAGCGGCGCGACGAGCTCGCCGCGATCATCGTGCGGGAGATGGGCAAGCCCCTCTCCGCCGCACTCGGCGAGGTCGACTTCGCCGCCGACATCACGGAGTACTACGCAGACAAGGCCGACAAGATCATGAGCGACACCACGCTCGAGATCGACGGCGACGGCAGCGCGGTGATCCGTCGCAGCGCGCTGGGCCCGCTCCTCGGCATCATGCCCTGGAACTTCCCGTACTACCAGGTCGCGCGGTTCGCGGCGCCGAACATCGTGATCGGCAACACCATCCTCCTCAAGCACGCCCAGCAGTGCCCCGAGTCGGCCGCCGCGATGGACGCGATCTACCGCGACGCCGGCTTCCCCGACGGCGTCTACGTCAATGTCTACGTCACCAACGAGCAGGCCGCCGACATCATCGCCGACCCGCGGGTGCAGGGCGTGTCGGTGACGGGCTCCGAGCGTGCCGGCGCCGCTGTCGCCGAGGTCGCCGGGCGCAACCTCAAGAAGGTCGCGCTCGAGCTGGGCGGCTCAGACCCGTTCATCCTGCTGTCGACCGACGACCTCGACGGCGCCGTGCAGGCGGCGGTCGACGCACGTCTGGACAACACCGGGCAGTCGTGCAACGCGGCCAAGCGGTTCATCGTCCACGAGGACCTCTACGACGGCTTCCTGGAGAAGTTCACCGCCGCGATGAGCGGTGCGAAGGTGGGCGACCCGTTCGACGACGACACCGTGCTCGGCCCGCTCTCGTCGCTCGTGGCGGCGGAGCGTCTCGCCGAGCAGGTCGACAAGGCCGTCGCGCAGGGCGCGACCCTCGTCACGGGCGGCACCCGCGACGGCGCGTTCTACGAGGGCACGGTCCTCACCGGCGTGACGAGCGACATGGATGCGTACCGCGAGGAGTTCTTCGGCCCCGTCGGCGTCGTCTACAAAGTCACGGACGAGGACGAGGCGGTCGCGGTCGCGAACGACACCCCGTTCGGGCTCGGCTCGTACGTCTTCACCACGGATGCGGAGCAGGCTGACCGCGTCGCCCAGAAGATCGACGCCGGCATGGTCTACGTCAACCTCGTGCTCGCCGACGAGCCCGCGCTGCCTTTCGGCGGCGTCAAGCGCAGCGGCACCTCGCGCGAGATGGGCCTGCTGGCGGCCGACGAGTTCGTCAACAAGAAGCTCATCCGGATCGCGCCGCAGGCCTGA
- the nusG gene encoding transcription termination/antitermination protein NusG produces the protein MSERYVDDADWATAAEQSSEDDEAQEGNVLAEELNASVPAEHAALHIEDEDDDLDDTDDEDIDIDDPEADAIVNDALDIDETAEVEAAAEVLNDSIAEEAAERSAEAAEEVTPYDGPDVNGDEDELPADEDEDEDAEEDPYEAFRAELRSLEGKWYVIHSYAGFERKVKANIEQRKSTLEVEEEIYQVEVPMEDVVEIKNGQRKMVTRVRIPGYVLVRMELTEDTWSVVRHTPGVTGFVGNAHNPTPLRFEEAFNMLKSLVEVKEVAPAKGGAGKGGQAVARSVITEVDFEIGETITIKEGSFAGLPGSISEIKPESGKLTVLVSLFERETPVELSFDQVTKQ, from the coding sequence GTGTCTGAAAGATATGTCGACGACGCCGACTGGGCGACCGCCGCAGAGCAGTCCAGCGAGGACGACGAAGCGCAGGAAGGCAACGTGCTGGCCGAGGAGCTCAACGCGAGCGTTCCCGCCGAGCACGCCGCACTGCACATCGAGGACGAGGACGACGACCTCGACGACACTGACGACGAAGACATCGACATCGACGACCCGGAGGCCGACGCCATCGTGAACGACGCACTCGACATCGACGAGACCGCAGAGGTCGAGGCCGCCGCCGAGGTGCTCAACGACTCGATCGCCGAGGAGGCTGCCGAGCGCAGCGCCGAGGCGGCCGAAGAGGTGACCCCGTACGACGGTCCCGACGTGAACGGCGACGAGGACGAGCTGCCCGCCGACGAGGACGAGGACGAGGATGCGGAGGAGGACCCGTACGAGGCCTTCCGCGCCGAGCTCCGCTCGCTCGAGGGCAAGTGGTACGTCATCCACTCGTACGCCGGCTTCGAGCGCAAGGTCAAGGCCAACATCGAGCAGCGCAAGTCGACGCTCGAGGTCGAAGAGGAGATCTACCAGGTCGAGGTCCCGATGGAGGACGTCGTCGAGATCAAGAACGGCCAGCGCAAGATGGTCACCCGCGTGCGCATCCCGGGCTACGTGCTCGTGCGCATGGAGCTGACCGAAGACACCTGGTCGGTCGTCCGCCACACGCCCGGCGTCACCGGCTTCGTCGGCAACGCCCACAACCCGACGCCGCTGCGCTTCGAAGAGGCCTTCAACATGCTGAAGTCGCTCGTCGAGGTCAAGGAGGTCGCTCCGGCCAAGGGCGGCGCAGGCAAGGGCGGCCAGGCCGTGGCGCGCAGCGTCATCACCGAGGTCGACTTCGAGATCGGCGAGACCATCACGATCAAGGAGGGCTCGTTCGCGGGCCTGCCCGGTTCGATCAGCGAGATCAAGCCCGAGAGCGGCAAGCTCACCGTGCTCGTCTCGCTCTTCGAGCGCGAGACCCCGGTCGAGCTCTCGTTCGACCAGGTCACCAAGCAGTAA
- a CDS encoding iron chaperone: MGTIDDYLADLDPDDREAVERVYDIAREVVPEAEQGKGYGMPALVHHGKSLISVMRAKNHIGVYPFSPAAIEAAADMLVGVDRDKGTVRFQPETPLREDAIRRMVAFRRDQIDG; the protein is encoded by the coding sequence ATGGGCACGATCGACGACTACCTGGCCGACCTGGATCCGGACGACCGGGAGGCGGTGGAGCGGGTCTACGACATCGCCCGCGAGGTCGTCCCCGAGGCCGAGCAGGGCAAGGGATACGGGATGCCGGCACTCGTGCACCACGGCAAGTCGCTCATCTCGGTCATGCGCGCCAAGAACCACATCGGCGTGTACCCGTTCAGCCCCGCGGCGATCGAGGCCGCCGCCGACATGCTCGTGGGAGTCGACCGCGACAAGGGCACGGTGCGGTTCCAGCCGGAGACGCCGCTGCGCGAGGATGCGATCCGCCGGATGGTCGCGTTCCGCCGCGACCAGATCGACGGGTAG
- the secE gene encoding preprotein translocase subunit SecE: protein MVQDEPKGEVVATSAAPREKKLNFFARIALFIRQVFAELRKVVTPTRQELGKFTAVVLGFVVVMMAIVYGLDLLFVWVTSVVFGVPA from the coding sequence ATGGTCCAGGACGAGCCGAAGGGCGAGGTTGTCGCCACGAGCGCGGCACCCCGCGAGAAGAAGCTGAACTTCTTCGCGCGCATCGCTCTGTTCATCCGTCAGGTCTTCGCCGAGCTTCGCAAGGTCGTCACCCCGACCCGTCAGGAGCTGGGCAAGTTCACCGCGGTGGTCCTCGGATTCGTCGTGGTCATGATGGCGATCGTGTACGGCCTCGACCTGCTGTTCGTGTGGGTCACATCGGTCGTCTTCGGCGTCCCAGCCTGA
- a CDS encoding LysE/ArgO family amino acid transporter translates to MLSPVLAGLGLGFSLIVAIGAQNLFVLRQGIRREHAVLVAALCAASDAVLIVLGVSGIGVILQTAPWLVVVVRWLGAAFLIGYGLLAARRVWRPSGTGLALPDQPAETGTAAAQPATSAATLTRTRVAPVVLTCLALTWLNPHVYLDTLFLLGSIANTHGEGRWAFALGAATASVVWFFSLAIGARYLGRWLATPRAWRILDAVIAVVMIVLGLSLVLAG, encoded by the coding sequence GTGCTCTCCCCCGTCCTCGCCGGCCTCGGCCTCGGCTTCTCGCTCATCGTCGCCATCGGCGCGCAGAATCTCTTCGTCCTGCGTCAGGGCATCCGCCGCGAGCATGCCGTCCTGGTTGCCGCGCTGTGCGCCGCGTCCGATGCGGTGCTCATCGTGCTGGGCGTCTCGGGCATCGGCGTCATCCTGCAGACCGCTCCCTGGCTGGTCGTCGTGGTGCGCTGGCTGGGCGCGGCGTTCCTGATCGGCTACGGTCTCCTCGCCGCGCGCCGGGTATGGCGCCCGAGCGGCACCGGCCTCGCGCTGCCGGACCAGCCGGCGGAGACGGGCACAGCGGCCGCGCAGCCCGCCACGTCGGCGGCGACGCTCACCCGCACGCGCGTGGCACCCGTCGTGCTGACCTGCCTCGCGCTCACCTGGCTGAATCCGCATGTCTACCTCGACACGCTGTTCCTGCTCGGCTCGATCGCGAACACTCACGGCGAAGGGCGGTGGGCCTTTGCGCTCGGAGCCGCGACCGCGAGCGTGGTGTGGTTCTTCTCGCTCGCGATCGGCGCCCGCTACCTGGGGCGATGGCTGGCGACCCCGCGGGCGTGGCGCATCCTCGACGCCGTGATCGCGGTCGTGATGATCGTCCTCGGGCTGTCGCTGGTGCTCGCCGGCTGA
- a CDS encoding NAD-dependent succinate-semialdehyde dehydrogenase, with protein sequence MTNETEKTLLDAVPTQLFIGGEWTDAAEGRTFDVRDPATGAVIHTIADASPADGIKALDAAVAAQESWAATPPRTRSDILRRAFDLVQEHKEDLALLMTLEMGKPLAEARGEVGYGGEFLRWFSEEAVRITGRYGLNPEGTGRMVVSQRPVGPSFFITPWNFPLAMATRKIAPALAAGCTVVIKPPELTPLTTLYFVKLLVEAGLPAGVVNVFTTTSSSAVSGPIIADPRLRKLSFTGSTEVGRKLIAQAAEGVLRVSMELGGNAPFVVFDDADIDKAVDGAMLAKFRNIGQACTAANRFIVHEKVADDFASRVAERVASMKVGRGTEDGVQIGPLIDDKAVAKAVDLVDDAVSRGATVLAGGKAIEGEGTFFEPTVITEVAAGSDILREEIFGPVLAIATFSDEDEAVRLANDTEYGLVSYVFTQDLARGHRMIDRLETGMMGLNVGVVSNAAAPFGGVKQSGVGREGGLEGIHEYLSTKYTLIPAD encoded by the coding sequence TGCGGAGGGCCGCACCTTCGATGTGCGCGATCCCGCGACCGGCGCCGTCATCCACACCATCGCGGACGCCTCGCCCGCCGACGGCATCAAGGCCCTGGATGCCGCAGTTGCGGCTCAGGAGTCGTGGGCCGCGACGCCGCCCCGCACCCGGAGCGACATCCTGCGCCGCGCGTTCGACCTCGTGCAGGAGCACAAGGAGGACCTGGCCCTCCTGATGACCCTCGAGATGGGCAAGCCGCTCGCGGAGGCGCGCGGCGAGGTCGGATACGGCGGCGAGTTCCTGCGCTGGTTCAGCGAGGAGGCGGTGCGCATCACCGGCCGCTACGGGCTCAACCCCGAGGGCACCGGGCGGATGGTCGTCTCGCAGCGGCCCGTCGGTCCGTCGTTCTTCATCACGCCGTGGAACTTCCCGCTCGCGATGGCGACCCGCAAGATCGCCCCGGCGCTCGCCGCCGGCTGCACGGTGGTCATCAAGCCGCCGGAGCTCACGCCGCTGACCACGCTGTACTTCGTGAAGCTGCTCGTCGAGGCTGGTCTGCCCGCCGGGGTCGTCAACGTCTTCACGACGACGAGCTCGAGCGCCGTCTCCGGCCCGATCATCGCCGACCCGCGCCTGCGCAAGCTCTCGTTCACGGGATCGACCGAGGTCGGGCGCAAGCTCATCGCCCAGGCGGCCGAAGGCGTGCTGCGCGTGTCGATGGAACTGGGCGGCAACGCGCCGTTCGTGGTCTTCGACGACGCCGACATCGACAAGGCGGTCGACGGCGCGATGCTCGCGAAGTTCCGCAACATCGGCCAGGCGTGCACGGCGGCGAACCGCTTCATCGTGCACGAGAAGGTCGCCGACGACTTCGCGTCCCGCGTCGCCGAGCGGGTCGCCTCCATGAAGGTCGGCCGCGGCACCGAGGACGGCGTGCAGATCGGTCCGCTCATCGACGACAAGGCGGTCGCGAAGGCCGTCGACCTCGTCGACGACGCGGTCTCCCGGGGCGCCACGGTGCTCGCCGGCGGCAAGGCGATCGAGGGGGAGGGCACGTTCTTCGAGCCCACCGTGATCACCGAGGTCGCCGCAGGCAGCGACATCCTGCGCGAGGAGATCTTCGGACCCGTCCTGGCGATCGCGACCTTCTCGGACGAGGACGAAGCCGTGCGACTCGCGAACGACACCGAGTACGGCCTCGTGTCGTACGTGTTCACCCAGGACCTCGCCCGCGGTCATCGCATGATCGACCGTCTGGAGACCGGCATGATGGGCCTGAACGTGGGCGTCGTCTCGAACGCCGCCGCCCCCTTCGGCGGTGTCAAGCAGTCCGGCGTCGGCCGTGAGGGCGGCCTCGAAGGCATCCACGAATACCTGTCCACCAAGTACACGCTGATCCCCGCCGACTGA
- a CDS encoding acylphosphatase, protein MRRVHVLVSGEVQGVGYRYTLRMVAADSGVSGWTRNLRDGTVEAEIEGAADAVDAVLAWMAEGPPGSRVSGAQVTDIAAAGSTGFEVRRDG, encoded by the coding sequence ATGCGACGCGTGCACGTCCTCGTCTCCGGCGAGGTCCAGGGGGTGGGCTACCGGTACACGCTGCGCATGGTCGCCGCCGACAGCGGCGTGTCCGGCTGGACCCGCAACCTGCGCGACGGCACGGTCGAGGCGGAGATCGAAGGTGCGGCGGATGCTGTCGACGCCGTCCTCGCGTGGATGGCCGAGGGCCCTCCCGGCTCGCGGGTCTCCGGCGCGCAGGTCACCGACATCGCCGCCGCCGGCTCCACAGGCTTCGAGGTCCGCCGCGACGGCTAG
- a CDS encoding pyridoxamine 5'-phosphate oxidase family protein, which produces MDESAHHVTVLTDDECRERLRGQELGRLVTHVGDVLDIFPVNYTMDGDSILFRTAEGSKLFELSINDEVLFEVDDHSETEAWSVVVRGSAHRLDTTEEVERADGLLLRPWIPTLKYNYVRIAPSSLSGRAFERAPEPDRYGIQQY; this is translated from the coding sequence ATGGACGAGTCAGCGCACCACGTGACCGTGCTCACCGACGACGAGTGCCGCGAGCGCCTGCGAGGGCAGGAACTCGGACGCCTGGTCACCCATGTCGGTGACGTGCTCGACATCTTCCCGGTCAACTACACGATGGACGGCGACAGCATCCTGTTCCGCACGGCCGAGGGCAGCAAGCTGTTCGAGCTGAGCATCAACGACGAGGTGCTCTTCGAGGTCGACGATCACTCCGAAACCGAAGCGTGGAGCGTGGTGGTGCGCGGGAGCGCCCACCGCCTCGACACGACGGAAGAGGTCGAGCGTGCCGACGGCCTGCTGCTGCGACCGTGGATCCCCACGCTGAAGTACAACTACGTGCGGATCGCCCCGTCGTCGCTGTCCGGGCGCGCGTTCGAACGCGCTCCCGAACCCGACCGGTACGGCATCCAGCAGTACTGA
- the rplK gene encoding 50S ribosomal protein L11: MAPKKKVTGLIKLQINAGAANPAPPIGPALGQHGVNIMEFCKAYNAATESQRGNVIPVEITVYEDRSFTFILKTPPAAELIKKAAGVAKGSPTPHTTKVAKLTKEQVRQIAETKQPDLNANDIEAASKIIAGTARSMGITVED; the protein is encoded by the coding sequence ATGGCACCGAAGAAGAAGGTGACCGGCCTGATCAAGCTTCAGATCAACGCCGGTGCAGCCAACCCGGCGCCGCCGATCGGGCCCGCGCTCGGTCAGCATGGCGTCAACATCATGGAGTTCTGCAAGGCGTACAACGCCGCGACCGAGTCGCAGCGCGGCAACGTCATCCCCGTGGAGATCACCGTCTACGAGGACCGCAGCTTCACGTTCATTCTGAAGACCCCGCCGGCAGCCGAGCTCATCAAGAAGGCCGCTGGCGTCGCGAAGGGTTCGCCGACCCCGCACACGACCAAGGTGGCAAAGCTCACCAAGGAGCAGGTGCGTCAGATCGCAGAGACGAAGCAGCCCGACCTGAACGCGAATGACATCGAGGCCGCCTCGAAGATCATCGCGGGCACCGCCCGTTCCATGGGCATCACGGTCGAGGACTGA